The Streptomyces rimosus genomic interval CAGGGAAGAGGGTGGAACGTGGATCGCTGCGTCGTCCTGGTGGACGCCGGATACTTGCTGGGCGCCGCCGCGAGCCTGCTCGCCGGAGAGCCCACCCGCTCCCGGATCACCGTCGATCACGCCGAGCTCATCCAGGGCCTGCGCCAGCGCGCCGAGGCCGACACGGAACGGCCGCTGCTGCGCATCTACTGGTTCGACGGCGCGCCCGACCGCGTACCGCAGCCCGAACACCGGCGGCTGCGCGTCATGTCCCGCGTCACGGTCCGGCTCGGCGCCCTGACCCGAAGCGACGGACGCTGGGCCCAGAAAGGCGTCGACGCCGCGATGCACGCGGAGTTGACCGAACTGGCGCGCAACCGCGCCTGCTCCGACATCGTGCTCGTCACCGGCGACGGCGACCTGCTGCCCGGCCTGATGTCCGCCAAGGAACACGGCGTCGCCGTGCACCTGTGGGCCGTCCAGGCGGCCGACGGCGACTACAACCAGTCCGAGGACCTGGTCGCCGAGGCCGATGAGCGGCGTGTGCTCGACCGGGAGTGGATCACCCGCGCCGTACGCCTGAAGGAACTCGGCGGACCGTGCGCGCCGCCGCCCGCGCCGCGGCCCGAGATCGCCGCGATCCTCTCGGCCCCGCTGCCCGAATCCGCCGTCGCCGCCGCGGCGGCCGCGGCGTCCGCCGCGCATGAGGCGGAGCGGGGCGGTGGACACGAGCACAACGGTACGAACGGTACGGCTCGGCCCGCACGTACATGCGCCCGGTCGGGCGCGGGTGAACGGGACGGCGAGAGCGGGCCGGCCGGTGGCCGGGGCGCTCCCGTCCCCACCCCCAAAGATCTTGCCGGCCTCAACCGCGGCCCCGGCGCCGGGCCCAGCGGGGCCACCGCGACGCCGGCGCCCGTACCGAGCGCGACGCTGCGGTGGTCCTCCGACAAGGGCTGGGTCGAGCGCGGCGGCCCCGTCGGCGAACCCCCCGAAACCGCGTCCCTGCCGACGCTGGCCCAGCTCACGAGTGCGGAGCAGCGGTGGGCGGATCGTGAGGAGGACATCACGGCGGTCAGCGGTGATCCGTTCGAAGTGGGGCAGGTGTTCGCTCGCCGCTGGACGGAGCGGTTGTCCGATGCGGCGCATCTTCAGCAGATCTCTACGGAGTATCCCCGGATTCCGCATCGGATCGATGGTGAGTTGCTGCGGTATGCGGCTCGGTTCGGGCTGCTTGCGCATAAGGATGATCAGATCGATGAGCATGATCGGTATGCGATTCGGGCCGGGTTTTGGCGGGAAGTGGATTTGCGGACCGCGGCCGGGGTTCCCGTGGGGGAGTAGGGGGTCCTGGCCCGCGCTTCGCGCGGATACGCATGGGGTTTGTCGTGGGGCGGGGGTGCCCAGGGGGTCATCTCCTCGGCGCCTGGAGCGGCCGTCATGTCTGGACGCAACCATGTAACGGTCGCCTGCGGGGAGTGTCCCCCTGCACACCCCCTCCCGTCGGTGTGGCGTGTGCGGGCCGGTGGGGGGAGGGGGAAAGAAGCCTGGTGCGCGCCCCCCCCCATGAGCGGAAGCTCGCCCTTGCGTAGGCGCAGGGCCCGGGCGGCTCCGCGTCGTGCGGAGGGGGCCGCATGGGTCCGGCCGCCAGGGGTCTGTAAAAGACCCCCGCCACGGCGGCGGGAAAGCCGCCCACGGCGCGGGCTCGGGGACACGTAGGGGTCTCCCCGCAGGCGACCGAAGCCCCGGTTGCGTCCGACCTATCGGCCGCTCCAGGCGCCGAGGAGTGACCCCTGCGGGGCCCCGAGCCCCACCCACCGAACCCGAAGCGTCAAGGCGAACCCCCACCGGGGCAACCGCACCCCCACCGGGCAGCACCGCAAACCCACCACCCCCCAACAGCCGACCCACCCACAGGGGGTGAACGAGAGGCAGGCCGGGGGGACGCGTAGGCTCGTGGGTCGTGAGGATGGGTGCGAAGCGGGTGGAGTGCGGCGAGCTGGTGTGTGCCGTGCGGGACCTGGTCAAGACGTACCCCGCGGTGCGCGGGCGGCGAGGGGCGGCGGGGGCGCCGGCGGTTCGGGCGAGTGACGGGATCAGTCTGGACGTACGGCGGGGCGAGATCTTCGGGCTGCTCGGCCCGAACGGTGCCGGCAAGTCGACCCTGGTGCGCCAGCTGACCGGCCTGCTGCGCCCGGATTCCGGCAGCGTCACCGTGCTGGGGCACGACCTCGTGCGGTATCCGGAGCGCGCGGCGCGGCTGCTCGGCTATCTGGGGCAGGAGTCGAGTGCCCTGGACGAGATGACCGTCGCGCTGGCCGTGGAGACCACCGGCCGCCTGCGCGGCCTGACGGCGCGGGACGCGCGCGCGGAGCGGGACGCGGTCGTGGGGGAGCTGGGGCTCGACGATATCGCCGGGCGCCCGCTCAAGCGGCTTTCCGGCGGCCAGCGCCGCCTCGCATGCTTCGCCGCCGTACTCGTCGGCGAGCGTCCGCTGCTGGTTCTGGACGAGCCGACCACCGGCATGGACCCCGTGGCGCGCCGCGCCGTGTGGGCGGCCGTGGACCGCCGGAGGGCGGACCGCGGCGCCACCGTGCTGCTCGTGACGCACAACGTGATCGAGGCGGAGAGCGTGCTCGACCGGGTCGCGGTGATCGACCGCGGCCGGGTCATCGCCTGCGACACGCCCGGCGGGCTGAAGGGCCTGGTGGGGGAAGAGGTCCGGCTGGAGCTGGTGTGGCGGGAGCGGGCGCCGCTGGACGTGCCCGAGGTGGCGGCGCTCGGCGCGGCCGCGCGGGCCAGCGGGCGGCGCTGGACGCTGCGGCTGCCGCCGGACCGCGCGCGGGAGGCGGTGGCGGCCGTGACGGCCGGCCCGGCCTTCGCCGCGCTGGACGACTTCACGCTCGCGACGCCGAGCCTGGAAGATGTGTATCTCGCGCTGGGGGGCCGTACGGAGGAAGGCTTGGTGAAGGCGTGAGCGTGGTTCCCGCCGAGGCGGACGCGGTGCCGGGGACGGCGGCGGAGACGGTGGCCCGGGCTGCGACCGGGACCGGGGAGGCGACTCGTGCCGAGGACGTGACCGGCATCGTCGTGGCCCCGCTGGCGCCCCGGGCGCGCCTGTTCCCCGCGCTGAGTGCCGTCTACCTTGCCCAGCTGTCGCGGGCCCGCGTGGCCCGTATCCCGCTGCTGTTCGTGGCGACCTTCCAGTCCATCGGGATCATGGTCCTGATGCGCGGCGTGGTGGACGGCGGCGACGCCGCACGGGCCGTCGTCTCGGGCTCCAGCGTGCTGGTCGTGGCGTTCGTGGCGCTGAACCTGCTGGCGCAGTACTTCGGTCAGCTGCGGGCCGGCGGCGGGCTCGACCACTACGCCACGCTGCCGGTGCCGCCGGCCGCCGTGGTGCTCGGCGCGGCCGCCGCGTACGCCTCGTTCACCGCGCCGGGCACGGTGGTCACGGCCGTGACCGGCTGTCTGCTGTTCCAGCTGCCGATGGCGCACCTGTGGGTGCTGATCGCGGTCATCCCGCTGGCCGGTGCCGCCCTCGCGGGGCTCGGCGCCGCGCTCGGCCTGCTCGCGCCCCGCCCCGAACTGGCCACGCTGTGCGGCCAGTTGGGCATGTCCGCGGCCCTGCTGCTGGGCGTGCTGCCGGCCGCCGGGCTGCCCGCGCCGATCTCGTACGCGCGTGACCTGCTGCCGTCCACGTACGGCGTCGAGGCCCTGGCGCGTGGTTTCGACGCCCACCCGGACTGGCTGGCGGTCGTCGCGGACCTGGGCGTCTGCGCGGCCGTGGGCGTGCTGTCGCTGGCGGTGGCGGCCTGGGCGTACCGCCGGGCGGCCGTACGGTGACGGACCCGGCGGATCACGGGAGCCGGCCGGACGGGTGCGGGCAGACCGGCGGGAACCGGTCGCGGCCCCGGCCTCCCGCCGACGGCACCGTGTCCACCTGGCACGATGACGGGGTGACCGCACCACAGACGCCGCCCAACGATCAGCCGTCCCAGGACGGGCCGTCCGACGGCCGACCGCACGAGAACCAGCCGCCCGAGCGCGCGTACGACCCCTGGGCCGCTTCGGCCGGGACAGCCCAGGGGGCGAACGCCGTTTCGACCACCGAGGGGACCGCCGTGCAGGACCGGGCCGAGTTCCGCCGGGAGCTGCGTGAGGCGGCGCTGATCGCGATCGTGGCGACGGTGTGCGGAGCGCTGCTGGGCGTCCTGTGGGCGTGGCTGGCGCCGCACGTCCCGCTGATCGCGGACGGCAGCGGCAATGTCTATCTCAAGAACAGCGAGGGCGAGGAGTCCATCGGCGGGGACGGCACGTTCGTCCTGCTGGGCCTTGGCTTCGGGGTGCTGTGCGCGCTGGCGGCCTTCTTCTACCGCAAGGGCGGCGGCATCCCGCTGGTGGTGGCGCTGACGGTGGGCGGGCTGCTCGGTTCAGTGGTGGCCTGGCGGCTCGGTATGTACATGGGCCCGACGTCGGACCTGGCGGCACGGGCCGCGGAGGTCGGCAAGGGCGTCACGTTCGACGCGCCGCTGCGTCTCCAGGCCAAGGGCGCGCTGCTCGCCTGGCCGGTCGCCGCGATGGTCACCCACCTGCTCGTGACCGGGTTCTTCGGCCCCCGCGACCCGGAGCCGCCGATGTCGGACTGGGCCACCGGGCCCCATCAGGCGCCGCCCCCGCCGCCGTCGTCGGACAGCTGACGGAGGGGCCCCGGCCGTCGTCGGACGGCGGGAGCGGGCCCGCGAAGCGCGCGGGCCCGTCCCGGTCACTCAGGCGGGCCGGCGCCCGTGATTGGCCTTGCCCTTCTTGATGCGCCACTTCCGCTTGCGGGTCTTCTTCGACATGGGCGTACCTCCTCCACGGGTCGTAGCGGAGGAAGCGGGAGGCGTAAAGACCTCGCACGGTGACGGCCGGGGCGTACGGGACGCATCCGGCCGC includes:
- a CDS encoding NYN domain-containing protein, with the protein product MDRCVVLVDAGYLLGAAASLLAGEPTRSRITVDHAELIQGLRQRAEADTERPLLRIYWFDGAPDRVPQPEHRRLRVMSRVTVRLGALTRSDGRWAQKGVDAAMHAELTELARNRACSDIVLVTGDGDLLPGLMSAKEHGVAVHLWAVQAADGDYNQSEDLVAEADERRVLDREWITRAVRLKELGGPCAPPPAPRPEIAAILSAPLPESAVAAAAAAASAAHEAERGGGHEHNGTNGTARPARTCARSGAGERDGESGPAGGRGAPVPTPKDLAGLNRGPGAGPSGATATPAPVPSATLRWSSDKGWVERGGPVGEPPETASLPTLAQLTSAEQRWADREEDITAVSGDPFEVGQVFARRWTERLSDAAHLQQISTEYPRIPHRIDGELLRYAARFGLLAHKDDQIDEHDRYAIRAGFWREVDLRTAAGVPVGE
- a CDS encoding ABC transporter ATP-binding protein, whose protein sequence is MGAKRVECGELVCAVRDLVKTYPAVRGRRGAAGAPAVRASDGISLDVRRGEIFGLLGPNGAGKSTLVRQLTGLLRPDSGSVTVLGHDLVRYPERAARLLGYLGQESSALDEMTVALAVETTGRLRGLTARDARAERDAVVGELGLDDIAGRPLKRLSGGQRRLACFAAVLVGERPLLVLDEPTTGMDPVARRAVWAAVDRRRADRGATVLLVTHNVIEAESVLDRVAVIDRGRVIACDTPGGLKGLVGEEVRLELVWRERAPLDVPEVAALGAAARASGRRWTLRLPPDRAREAVAAVTAGPAFAALDDFTLATPSLEDVYLALGGRTEEGLVKA
- a CDS encoding ABC transporter permease family protein, whose translation is MTAPQTPPNDQPSQDGPSDGRPHENQPPERAYDPWAASAGTAQGANAVSTTEGTAVQDRAEFRRELREAALIAIVATVCGALLGVLWAWLAPHVPLIADGSGNVYLKNSEGEESIGGDGTFVLLGLGFGVLCALAAFFYRKGGGIPLVVALTVGGLLGSVVAWRLGMYMGPTSDLAARAAEVGKGVTFDAPLRLQAKGALLAWPVAAMVTHLLVTGFFGPRDPEPPMSDWATGPHQAPPPPPSSDS
- a CDS encoding ABC transporter permease — encoded protein: MSVVPAEADAVPGTAAETVARAATGTGEATRAEDVTGIVVAPLAPRARLFPALSAVYLAQLSRARVARIPLLFVATFQSIGIMVLMRGVVDGGDAARAVVSGSSVLVVAFVALNLLAQYFGQLRAGGGLDHYATLPVPPAAVVLGAAAAYASFTAPGTVVTAVTGCLLFQLPMAHLWVLIAVIPLAGAALAGLGAALGLLAPRPELATLCGQLGMSAALLLGVLPAAGLPAPISYARDLLPSTYGVEALARGFDAHPDWLAVVADLGVCAAVGVLSLAVAAWAYRRAAVR